The region GGTGCGCGGGGTCGATCAATTCGATCCCGCGCTTGCCTATGCGGCGAATTGCGCCGGTAGCTTCCAAATCGCCCAGTTTCCGGCTTACAGTTTCAATCGTTAGTCCAAGCATATTGGCGATCTCGCCGCGCGACAGCGGCAAATCGAACTGCGCCACAGGGTGGCAAGGCGACTGGCTGGCCGCGTGTGCGAAATCATAGATCAAGGCCGCGAGGCGTGTTTCCGCATTGGCATTGCCAGTCAGCTCCAAAATACAGCGTGTCGCATGCAAATCTTACTGACTGCGCCGCAGGAGTGCTTTGGTGAGCGCAGGATAGGCATCCACGGCGCGGTTGAGATCTGCTTTGGCAAAGGTGCAAAGCTGGCTTTCGGTCAAAGCAACGACATCATGCTGGGTAAACGGAGCAAACAAATCGCCGATGACGCCGGCTGGGTGAACCAATGCCAGGATTTGTTCATTGCCATCCATATCGGTTGCAGAAACTTTCAAGGCACCGCTTACCAACGTGGCACACGCGGCATTGTCGTCTCCGGCCGTAAACAAGGTTTACCCGCGTTTGAGGGTGCGTGTTCGCCCGGCAGCGGCCATGACTGCACGCTCGGCCTCGTCTAGAACTGAGCACGCTGCGCTGCCACGGACTGGGCATGTGGCACAGGCGAGGTTCATGGGTTGCTGCCGTTGGGGGTTGAATCTAGCAAGGTAATCAACTCTGTAATCAATTGGCGTTCAACGGTATGATAATCGGAAACTTGCTGTCTGGCCAAGTCGATTTGCGTTCGCTCTGCGAAGGAAAGGGAAGCGTCTGCATAAAGCGAATCAAGGTCAGCCAACAGCGATACAGTCTGACCATTGTGCGATTCGAGCGAACCGATCGCGATTTGCGCGATTGGCCAGCGATTGTCTTCAATGCCGGTGCCGGAAGCCGAAGCGATAAGTGGCCTTGCCCTGTTTGCTTCTGAAAGGAAGCGCGCGTGCTGATCACCCGCAGCTAGCAAAGCATTTCCGACTTCGGCCATTTCCTTAGCGCCGAGGGAGGCCGGAGCAGCTGCCTGTGCCGGGGCAGCAGCGCTTGTGAACGTACCTTGCACACGTTCAAAATTGCGTAGATTTAAGTCGGGATAACGGCTTCCGCCGCCGGCGCAGCCACTGAGTGATGCGACAGCGAAAACCATTACAAGAGTACGAGGAAGGAGAGGATAGTCCATTTGAGCCAGTGAATAGCACGAACACCGCTCCTTGCCACCCACTCGTGGCGCGCCGTGTCCACATTCGCGCATTTTCTTGTGCGGTGCGCAAAAATGCGATGATCCGGCGTTGACTTGAGCCCGCCTATCCCTTAACGGCACGCTTCTTTCCGGCGCCACCTTCTGGTGGAGAGTCGGGTTCGCCCTTTCGAAGAGTGAAAGGG is a window of Altererythrobacter rubellus DNA encoding:
- a CDS encoding helix-turn-helix domain-containing protein, which codes for MELTGNANAETRLAALIYDFAHAASQSPCHPVAQFDLPLSRGEIANMLGLTIETVSRKLGDLEATGAIRRIGKRGIELIDPAHLQALSGRSRE